DNA from Mycobacterium sp. SMC-8:
CGGCGTCGGTGCCTTTCGGGATCAGCAGCGCGATCTGCAGGTACTCCTCGCGCGGGATGACGATCATCGCCTTGCCGAGGGCCAGCCGGGGAAACAGCGTGTACATCGTGTCGTCGTCGGGGCGGGGCAGCCGGAACCACCATGCGTCGAAACTGACCGGGAACTCCCGGACCCGCAGTCCGGTCTGCTGCCGCAGCACGGAGTTGCGGCCGTCGCAGGCGATCGTCAGGTCGGCGTGCAGCTCACCGAAGCCGTCGTCGTCCCGGTAGCGGACGCCTACGACCCTGTCCACGTCGCGGATGAGCCCCACGGCCTCGGTGCGCATCCGCAGGGTGAACGTCGGCTCGGCCTCACCGGCCTCGGCGAGCAGATTGAGCAGATCCCACTGCGGCACCATCGCGACGTACGGATGGGGCAGCCGGCGAAGCCGGCCGAAATCGACCATGGTGACGCGCCGGCCGGGCGCCACGTCCACGGTCGCCCGCTGCAATCTGCTGTGGGGCAGCGCGGAGAACTTCGGCCACAGCCCCAACTCGTCGATCAACCGCAGCGTGGTGGGATGCACGGTGTCGCCGCGGAAGTCGCGCAGGAAGTCCTCGTGCTTCTCCAGCACCGTCACCTCGACACCGGCCCGGGCCAGCAACAGCCCCAGCACCATGCCGGCCGGGCCACCCCCCACGATCGCGCAGGTGGTTCGTGTGCTCATCTGGTCATGGTGACAGCCGAACCGTGTTCAGTCGATCGAACTCCGGAAGTCGATGCCCCCCTGGGCGGCCTGCGCCCAGTCGTTCATGTCGACGACGGGATGGATGTTGAAGGTGTTGAACGGCGCGAACTTCATTGTTTCCGTGAGCAGTTCGGTGGCGTTGTCGGTCTCCACGATGGCGAAGCCGCCTTCTCCGTCGATGCGGCCGACGAATTGGTGGAATGTGGTGCCTGCCGGCGGCTGCCATTTGGAGAACAGTTCCAGCGCGCGACGGAGCGCTTCCTCATTCTCCTTGCCCGAGCCGCCGAGCCGCGACGTCCAGGTCATGGCGTACTTCATGGGTAACTCCTCGTTTGAAGCTGAATCAGACGGGCTCGAGTGTGCGCCGGGGGGCGGCGGTGTACTGGCGAACCGGCGAGGCTCGAAGTAGCTAGTTGAAGGGCCAAAAGATAGCTCTTGCAATGTGTTTTAGCTGCCAATGTGACCGGCCCACTCGCCGACTGCGGGTGCGTGGGGGCCCACGTGATCTTGTGGTTTGCCCGGGCGCGCAGCCCGCCGCCGCGGCGGTGGCATTCGGGTTTCCCGGTACCCGCGACAACAGCGTCCCCGGCGGGGCACAATGTAGTCCGTTGATTCGGAGACCCGGTCGGTGACGTCACCAGGGGGGCCCGTGGAGGCGAGAAACGATCGATCCGCCGTCGATGGCCGCCGGGCGATTCGCGTGGCGGTGGTCGACGAGAACCACATCTTCCGCCGTGGAGTTCAAGCCTGTTTGGAGGGCAGCGACGTCATCAGCATCGTGTTCGAAGGGGCGGCCGGACCGGTGCCCGAGGCCGTTGACGTGGTGATCGCCTCCGATCGGACCGCTACCGGAATTTGTTCGGCCAAGCCCACATTGGTGTGCAGCGACGCGCCCCGCCGAGGTGCCACGGCGGGCGCGAACGTGGTGGCCGTGCTGCCCCGGGGTCGACTCACCGAGAGTCAGCTCGGTGCAGCCGTGCAGGCTGCAGCGAGCGGACTCCAAGTCGGTGTCGCCGCCGGCGGGCCGAGCCCCGCGCCGGGCGGCCTGCCCGAACGATCGCTGCACGTGCTGCGACTGTTGGCCGCGGGCTACGGAACCAGAGAGATCTCCGACACCGTCGGGTGCTCCGAGCGGACCGTCAAGTACGCCATTCGCGATGCCGAACGCCACCTGGACGCGCGCAGCCGAGCCCAGGTGGTCGCAGAGGCGATCCGCCAGGGCATGATCTGACGTACCGAAAGGGCAACACCAACGGGCAACCGGTCTGCGGCGATGGCCCGAAGGTACGCACCACAACCCAGTCCGGTGAGCCGTCGATGTTGGTTCAATGGACGGATGGATCGGAGGGTCGCCCTCTGGGTGGATGACTCCAACGCGATCTTTCGGCGGGGGCTCGCGGAGTGCCTGACCACGTCCGGTTTCGAGGTCGTGGGGGAGAGCGCGCATCTGACTCCCTCGCCGGATCTGACCGCCGCCGAGATCCTGCTGCTGGAACTGGACGGCCCGGCGGTGTCGGCGGCACCCGATTTCGTCGCCGCCGGGACGAGGTGTGTGGGGGTGGCAGAGACCGGCTCGGTGGTGTTGATGGAGGGGGCCGTCAAGGCCGGATTCGCGGGGCTGTTGCTCCGTGCGGAGATCACCCCGGCCAGCCTGGTGGCCGCGTGCCGGGCTGTCGCCCATGGGTTGGGCTCGATACCGCCGTCGGTGCTGTCGCCCCTGCTGGGGCACGGGAACGGCGCAGGTTCACTGGGCGATCGTGGTGTGCTCGCCTGCCGAGAGCTCAGCGTGCTGCGACTGCTCGCTCAGGGCAGCACGACCAGGGAGATCGCGGGCGAGCTGTGTTATTCGGAACGCACGGTCAAGAACATCGTGCACGACACCCTCGCCAAGCTTCACTGCCGCACCCGGGCCGAGGCGGTCGCGGTGATGGCCCGGCAGGGTGCGCTATAAGCCGCACCGGTTGCCCCGAAGGTTGCCCGTCGGCCTCTCGTGAAGGGGGCAACGTCTGACTAGCGTCGGTCTCCGGAAGGTAGGAGGCCACATGTGCTCCAGATTCTGCTGGCAGGTTTCGGCGAGGTGGCACGGCGGGGGATCCGCGCGATCCTGTCGTCGCCGGAGCTGGTCATCGATGAATGCGCACTCGAATGTGTGATGACCGTCCTGGTCACCCGGACCCCGAACGCCGTGGTGATCGAAGCCGGGACACGCGATCTCACCCGTGCCGAGCGGGTCGCCGCGGCATGTCCGGCGGTCACCGTGGTGGCGTGTTCGGCCGACGAGGAGACGATCCGCATCTTTCCGAAGTTCTGCGGCGGGCAGTGCCGGGCGCAGCCCTTGAGCGCCGAAGCGCTGCGCGCGAGTGTGTGGAGTTGACATGAGCGTCGCGTGCGCCAACGGTACTGCGCTGGCCGAAACCGAAGCGCCACTGCGGATTACAACGACCCGAATCCCGTCGGGATCACGCGGAACGGATTGGACGGTCGAGCGGATCCGCTCGTTCATCCTCGACGGCGCCAAGGACTTCACGGTACGCCGGAGGGTGGTCGACATCCTCAGAGCTCAACGGATCCGCGCCAGGGACTATCTCGGCGAGATCAAGGCGCTGTTCGAATGGGTGCAGAGCAACATCCGCTACACCCGCGACCCGCACCGCGTGGAGCTGCTGCACTCGGCGCGCAGAATGCTCGAGCTGCGCGCCGGCGACTGCGACGACATGACCATCCTGCTCGGCGCCATGCTCCAATCCATCGGGCATCCGGTACGGATCGTCGTCATCGGCCCGAACCCTCGGCGCCCCAATCTCTTCACCCACGTCTACCCGGAAGTCCGGTTCCGGGGGCGCTGGATCGCCGTGGATGCCACGGTGTCACACCCTATGGGCTGGAAGCCCCGGGCGATCGTGAAGAAAGTCATCTCGCTGCAAAGGAGACCGGGCATGAGCCTGCATGACTTCGACGACGGCCTCGGCCAGTCGTATGGGGCCGCGGATCTGGTGGAGGCGGTGCGGACCATGGGTCTGCAGCCGCGCGATCCGCGGGTGAAGGAGGTTTGGGACGCACTGCGGGCGCGGGGGATGCTGTCCCGCGATCTTTGGGTGCGACGGCTGCTGCTGCGACTCTGGCGGCAAGGGCTGCCGCCGGGCAACCGGCCGCGCAGTGCGGGCCGGCTCGACGCCGTGATACGCGGCTCCGACCAGCCCGGGTACCAGGCACCGGCCGCGTCGGCCTTTTATCCCTCCGCTTACACCTCCGCCACGCCCTACTACCCCCGCGCGCGTTATTACCCGCTTCCTTCATTGTGGCGGCCGGGCTGGGTGCGGCCGCGGCCGGTGCCCGCGCCGGCACCCCGATACTACCGGCCGACGGTACGGCGGCACTGAAAGCCGTACAGAGAAAAGGAGATTCAGACCATGGCACGTGTGACAGGCGTCAAGGAGAAGCTGCACAGCCCCCTTTACGATGCCATTTTCATCAACGAGGGCGAGACGCTCGCGGATGTGATGCGAGATCCGAGCGTCATCCGGTTCTTCGTCGACGTCCAGAACAAGACCAGGCTGGAGACCAATCTGCAGGCGTCCGGGGTGCTTCCGAGCCTCAATACCTTCGAAGCCAGAGCCATGCGTGTAGTCATCAGCGGTCCGAACCCGGACCGCTACGACACCCGTGATCTGTTCATCCCTGAGCTGATCTACGGCTCGGTGGTCTCACTGCTGGTCGGTGAGAAGGAGGCCATCACCGCTCCGACGTACATGTTCCCGTCCGGCGCGGGCGTGCTCGGTGCCAGCGGTGAGATGCCGCTCAGTCACGGTGAGCCCGACCCGCTTTCGACGTTCCGATTCGCCGAGCCGGTATTCATCGACCCGCAGCAGAACTTCCGTGTCGAGATGCTCTTCCCGCGCGGTGTCACTTCGTTGCTGCTCGACGAGATCGGCCCTCGGCATATTTGGGTGGTCCTCGACGGCTACCTGACCCGCGATGTGCAGTGACGGAAGACAGGGATGGCAATGGTTGACAACGGTCTTGACGGATTCGGTGATGAGGAACTGATGACCGTTCAGGGTTTGGACGACGTCGCAGACTACGGTGCGCTCTACCAGGCTCCGGACGGGTCACTGTTCCAGGTGCAGGGATTCGACGACGATCTGCAGAACGGCGCGGACGCGGTACCGGGTGAGGTACGGCTGGGCGACGACGGCAGGTTGTATCAGTGGGTGCAGGGTTACGACGGACTCGGTGATCCGGTCGGCTTCTGGTCGTTGCTGCCCGGCATCGCCAAGACGGTGCTGCCGATGGTGGCTTCCCGCGTCGTGCCCAGATTGCGGCGGTTCCTGGCGCCGGCAGTGCGGCCGGCGCCGGTCGTCCGACGGGCGCCGGTGGCGCCTCCACCCGTCACGCAGCAGGACCCCCAGGTTCCGGTGCCCGACGACACCGGCGAGGATCTGACGGGCTTCGCTGCGCTGTATCAGGCACCCGACGGGGGCCTGTACCAGATGCCGGGTGTCGGTGACGACGAGCTGTACGGCAGCGACGAACTGGACGGCAGCGACGAACTCGACGGCGACGACGATGAACTGCGCGGTACCGAAGGCTACGTGCGGGAGCCCCGCGGGGGTGTGTGCTCGTGCTCCGGCCTGCGGGGGATCGACGCGTATGTCCCCGCCGAGCCACCGCAGACCCCGCAGTTCGTGCGGCCCGTGAACGCGCCCGACATGTGGCGCCCGCTCTGGTAGGAGGCGGCTGACATGCAGGACGAACAGCTGGGAGCGGCACGGCTGCTCGGTCCGCGGCAGGAGCTGCGGACCAACGGGTGGGGAGCGCCCGTGCGGCTCAAAGAGATCCCCTATGACCACGTGGCGGTCTTCACTCTGGCCGGGCGACGGGGCGCGCGGGTCGAGGACGTCATCAACGTCTCCGTCGACGGCGTGCTCATCGCGACGTCGATCGGGTACAGCTTCGTGCCCGCCGAGCCGCCCGGGTCGGTGATTTTCAGTCAGCCGGATGTCAACCAGCTGTTGGCCGGACTCTTCACCGATCCGCGGGTTGGGATACGGGCGCTTGCGGCAAAGGTGTTCGGGATCGACTTCACCTACAGCATCATCGACAGCGGTACCGGCCGCGAACTGCAGAACCGGGCTATCCACAACACCGCCGGGCTCGGCAGCCCGGATGGTCGGCGCCCGTTCCGGCCGATGGCCAAGCCGATGCTGTTTCAGCCCCGGTCCACCATTCGGGTGGTGGTCGACGAGATTTCGGAGGGGCCGCTGTACCAGGGTGCACAGCTGTTCATCGCGCTGCACGGCTA
Protein-coding regions in this window:
- a CDS encoding DUF3303 domain-containing protein; protein product: MKYAMTWTSRLGGSGKENEEALRRALELFSKWQPPAGTTFHQFVGRIDGEGGFAIVETDNATELLTETMKFAPFNTFNIHPVVDMNDWAQAAQGGIDFRSSID
- a CDS encoding response regulator transcription factor gives rise to the protein MEARNDRSAVDGRRAIRVAVVDENHIFRRGVQACLEGSDVISIVFEGAAGPVPEAVDVVIASDRTATGICSAKPTLVCSDAPRRGATAGANVVAVLPRGRLTESQLGAAVQAAASGLQVGVAAGGPSPAPGGLPERSLHVLRLLAAGYGTREISDTVGCSERTVKYAIRDAERHLDARSRAQVVAEAIRQGMI
- a CDS encoding response regulator transcription factor produces the protein MDRRVALWVDDSNAIFRRGLAECLTTSGFEVVGESAHLTPSPDLTAAEILLLELDGPAVSAAPDFVAAGTRCVGVAETGSVVLMEGAVKAGFAGLLLRAEITPASLVAACRAVAHGLGSIPPSVLSPLLGHGNGAGSLGDRGVLACRELSVLRLLAQGSTTREIAGELCYSERTVKNIVHDTLAKLHCRTRAEAVAVMARQGAL
- a CDS encoding transglutaminase family protein codes for the protein MSVACANGTALAETEAPLRITTTRIPSGSRGTDWTVERIRSFILDGAKDFTVRRRVVDILRAQRIRARDYLGEIKALFEWVQSNIRYTRDPHRVELLHSARRMLELRAGDCDDMTILLGAMLQSIGHPVRIVVIGPNPRRPNLFTHVYPEVRFRGRWIAVDATVSHPMGWKPRAIVKKVISLQRRPGMSLHDFDDGLGQSYGAADLVEAVRTMGLQPRDPRVKEVWDALRARGMLSRDLWVRRLLLRLWRQGLPPGNRPRSAGRLDAVIRGSDQPGYQAPAASAFYPSAYTSATPYYPRARYYPLPSLWRPGWVRPRPVPAPAPRYYRPTVRRH
- a CDS encoding FAD-dependent oxidoreductase; protein product: MSTRTTCAIVGGGPAGMVLGLLLARAGVEVTVLEKHEDFLRDFRGDTVHPTTLRLIDELGLWPKFSALPHSRLQRATVDVAPGRRVTMVDFGRLRRLPHPYVAMVPQWDLLNLLAEAGEAEPTFTLRMRTEAVGLIRDVDRVVGVRYRDDDGFGELHADLTIACDGRNSVLRQQTGLRVREFPVSFDAWWFRLPRPDDDTMYTLFPRLALGKAMIVIPREEYLQIALLIPKGTDAAQRARGLDAFRADVRALLPEAAAVVDTITDLDQVKHLDVKMNRLSRWHCDGLLFLGDAAHAMSPAGGVGINVAIQDGVAAARLLAEPLRAGTVTARQLAGVRRRRVIATALTQALQRLIDRRLLGPILRGNLAGPPPGLVRAVERMPWLTVIPAYLVGVGLRPERAPEFARRPPA